One window of Myxocyprinus asiaticus isolate MX2 ecotype Aquarium Trade chromosome 6, UBuf_Myxa_2, whole genome shotgun sequence genomic DNA carries:
- the ankrd12 gene encoding ankyrin repeat domain-containing protein 12 isoform X2 has protein sequence MAKPGSDRDGAMAEKTVGKRSKEKISPFSKTPKLDRSEILGKEGKCKSSMKRKLSFTVSPPRNEELHSDTDDSDPGQSSDVWGERLLPPCRIFADKDVPDKKKVKKESGTKKSTPVNILFGYPLSERKQMALVMQMTARDNSPDTMPSHPSQTPPMQKKIASSSSSRQKDKVNKRNERGETSLHMAAIRGDVKQVKELISLGADVNVKDFAGWTPLHEACNLGYYDVAKVLIGAGAEVNTQGLDDDTPLHDASSSGHKDIVKLLLCNGGNAFQANKRGERPVDVADSQEVEQLLKGEIPLSEPEESSSESEDPPSVNPSSVDENMEYSDAEKDSDNKSTTVKASSSLSGLDEYEFKDEEEEDDLSKALNDRHILRRELRQNEKEEKERNHYASKQGSKSDQSMLACKSKKTKATRVYCSSESSSDEAEVPSERRSSPTRSVSVDGHKTDNRSKKESLNITPAEQKEKGKLKKKNKSQSKNKENQEVREDGKENSKSLIFSTATVSDNSDKGVREEDSFKMSFSAKDDTSVHLFHLSVVKSPKLNHNQTDKQTTPLKQENAKMCVSTGDGSCPVDSVKYNHYTESDFCTEGSSSKSCKHKEKSKHHHKELSLDVDDGSSSPFKDSCLSNSMESSEGVFRKTDKDGKVVKKHKLKHKEKEKYRKEYEAERNRHRQKEARKDGHKNMEFDREFWKENFFKSEENEELTGKCEMLGGGSPLKSSESSPVKEEKGASKDKHSSSSSCKDRRPKEEREKDKTIKKEKKEVPLKDERGKDGRGDEIDDQTDGLGSGRISEGSLHSSGVKEEADDKPVTGILVDQDQQESVEKNTRERNDKRVLTKDREPEKSDKKHADKDKKVKSEHSADKPELHNSSDRWKEEKKLTSISHSPNEKGHKDSEKLKVMSVMKKHEENKKNKDKLDKRAEKEHSSGDHKDKTSSEKKAKAPEKTTDHGKSDRTKEKERDKEKDSDKRKKEKSKEPTPSSTSYSNLKLLLEEKKGYISENNKVISCKSKEELTKPSEKDRDRRERERESERHRDRERDRHKDKDKDRSQLNRDGKISKTKPSEVDSKPKVAPALKDTHPKEKRLVNDDLMKTSFERMLSLKDQEIEQWHKKHLEKIKQKERERLKQRPGIDLVKQKSKDKMKTPLSSEPCVTKELTRSKSSEVSEGHCEKTLKDATSGRTLSLDTKNLSSFGKNGPVIENNISRSPRPESEKSGLMSRSVSMMSVASSEDSCQTTILTPRPTEYDSDLNMEASDSQPSFLQSSHILQSSRSPTVHDKDTCSLPESALCNRTPLSSRHPSPCLRAILDEEAKVQPAENRLSEESQKISIASHPSNEQAAVHQTEISATHVQETRCSQSLTGTLPDAESQTTSTEGEGITSVCQAQSSSHLADLSSQQGGHTQDNGVFQTHLENSHSCNTGSQVEQPGLGQLDVSGTVMTEGSNKDSTLGVESQVVSIQSSQTPNTLDKNAFLHSSSQQWETALYSSNEQTQRANCSLRPEQKEKPLIVAENKLDKIGENISRRDNTSTANSSFGSFRSSSEETAKPLLRTTNVEEDTENNSESVQEESTTSFSSESLVTVDAQTEKLEDGLLSTSTNVSHCTSPERIPEDSMELSEEVSDEKRVTETDGTKVLSSEESVTTQALAESKADVEMSDQLAVEELPAKSDLQASGEQGQSNTGVEQDPQVEPPSEGTSGSSSPLSVVERDSDTSGAKTKVRLVEEEGDIQVTHPRKRKMPRVLLQAQTNLTAQQVKEKTQQSLAAIVDALKLEEIEPYQTERANPYYEYLHIRKKIEEKRKVLCSVIPQAPQYYDEYVTFNGSYLLDGNPLSKLCIPTITPPPSLSEPLKEMFKQQEIMRMKLRLQHSIEREKLIVSNEQEVLRVHYRAARTLANQTLPFSACTVLLDAEVYNMPQDVQGDDGKTSVRDRFNARQFMSWLQDVDDKFDKLKTCLLMRQQHEAAALNAVQRLEWQLKLQELDPATYKSTSIFEIPEFYIPLVEVNDDFDLTPI, from the exons ATGACTCTGACCCGGGGCAGTCGAGCGATGTGTGGGGAGAGAGATTACTTCCTCCCTGCAGGATATTCGCAG ACAAAGATGTTCCGGATAAGAAGAAGGTTAAGAAGGAGTCGGGGACTAAGAAGTCAACCCCTGTGAACATTTTGTTCGGCTATCCTTTATCAGAACGAAAGCAGATGGCGCTTGTAATGCAGATGACAGCGAGAGACAACAGTCCAG ATACGATGCCAAGCCACCCGTCTCAAACGCCGCCAATGCAGAAAAAGATAGCTAGCAGCTCGTCCTCACGGCAGAAAGACAAAGTGAACAAACGGAACGAGAGAGGGGAGACCTCGCTGCATATGGCTGCGATCAGGGGGGATGTCAAACAGGTGAAGGAACTCATCAGCCTTGGAGCGGATGTAAATGTCAAAGATTTTGCAG GTTGGACGCCTCTCCATGAAGCTTGTAACCTTGGTTACTATGATGTAGCGAAGGTTCTGATTGGTGCAGGAGCGGAAGTGAACACGCAGGGACTGGACGATGACACTCCGCTTCATGACGCATCCAGCAGTGGACATAAAGAT ATTGTGAAGCTGCTATTGTGTAATGGAGGCAATGCATTCCAGGCCaacaagagaggagagagaccgGTTGATGTTGCTGACTCTCAGGAGGTTGAGCAATTACTCAAGGGAGAGATCCCTCTGTCAGAACCAGAAGAGAGCTCTTCGG aatcTGAGGACCCACCTTCTGTTAATCCATCCAGTGTAGATGAGAACATGGAATACTCTGATGCTGAAAAAGACTCTGACAATAAATCCACGACAGTGAAGGCCTCATCATCCTTGTCAGGGCTAGATGAATATGAGTTCAaggatgaggaagaggaggatgaccTGAGTAAAGCACTTAATGACAGACACATCCTAAGGCGAGAGCTCCGCCAAAACGAAAAAGAGGAGAAGGAAAGAAACCACTATGCTTCCAAACAGGGCAGCAAAAGCGACCAGTCAATGCTGGCGTGCAAGTCTAAAAAAACAAAGGCAACCCGTGTGTACTGTAGTTCAGAAAGTTCAAGCGATGAAGCCGAGGTGCCATCAGAAAGAAGGAGCTCGCCGACTAGGTCGGTCAGCGTAGATGGTCACAAAACTGACAATAGatcgaagaaagaaagtctcaaTATTACACCAGCGGAGCAGAAAGAAAAAGGTAAACTGAAGAAAAAGAACAAGAGCCAAAGCAAAAACAAGGAGAACCAAGAAGTTCGAGAAGATGGTAAAGAGAACAGCAAATCCCTTATTTTTTCCACGGCCACTGTGTCCGACAATTCTGATAAGGGTGTCAGGGAAGAGGACTCCTTCAAAATGTCGTTCAGTGCAAAGGATGACACATCGGTCCACCTGTTTCACTTGTCTGTAGTCAAGTCCCCAAAGCTGAACCACAACCAAACTGACAAGCAAACAACCCCTCTGAAACAAGAAAATGCTAAGATGTGTGTTTCAACTGGCGATGGGTCCTGTCCAGTGGACAGTGTCAAGTACAACCACTACACAGAGTCGGACTTCTGCACAGAAGGTTCAAGCAGTAAGAGCTGCAAACACAAGGAGAAAAGCAAGCATCACCACAAAGAGCTCAGCTTAGATGTAGATGATGGTAGCTCCAGTCCTTTCAAAGACAGTTGTCTTAGCAACAGTATGGAGAGTTCTGAGGGTGTATTCAGGAAGACTGACAAAGATGGGAAAGTTGTTAAGAAGCACAAACTGAAACACAAGGAGAAGGAAAAGTACAGGAAAGAGTACGAGGCCGAGAGGAATCGCCATCGGCAGAAAGAGGCCCGCAAAGATGGACATAAAAATATGGAGTTCGATCGGGAGTTTTGGAAAGAGAACTTCTTCAAAAGTGAAGAGAATGAAGAGCTCACTGGTAAATGTGAGATGCTTGGTGGTGGATCTCCTCTGAAATCTTCAGAATCATCACCTGTTAAAGAGGAAAAAGGGGCATCAAAAGACAAACATTCGAGCAGCAGTAGCTGCAAGGACAGAAGGCCAAAGGAGGAGCGAGAAAAGGACAAGaccataaaaaaagagaaaaaggaggTTCCCCTCAAAGACGAGCGTGGAAAGGATGGAAGGGGAGATGAAATTGATGACCAGACTGATGGCCTTGGCTCTGGACGAATTTCTGAGGGTTCATTACACAGTTCTGGAGTGAAAGAGGAAGCAGATGATAAGCCGGTCACTGGGATTTTGGTTGACCAAGATCAACAGGAGTCTGTAGAGAAGAACACTCGAGAGAGAAATGATAAGCGTGTGCTAACAAAGGATCGGGAGCCTGAGAAGTCTGATAAAAAGCATGCAGATAAAGACAAGAAAGTCAAATCTGAGCATTCAGCTGACAAGCCTGAATTGCACAACTCCTCAGATCGATGGAAAGAGGAGAAGAAATTAACAAGCATTTCACATTCACCCAATGAGAAGGGCCATAAAGATAGTGAAAAGCTCAAGGTAATGTCAGTGATGAAAAAACATGaggaaaacaaaaagaataaGGACAAGCTTGACAAAAGAGCAGAGAAAGAGCATTCTTCTGGTGACCACAAAGATAAAACAAGTTCTGAAAAGAAAGCAAAAGCCCCTGAGAAAACCACGGATCATGGCAAATCTGACCGCACTAAGGAAAAAGAACGGGATAAGGAAAAAGATTCTGACAAGAGGAAGAAAGAGAAATCGAAAGAGCCCACCCCCTCTTCCACATCCTACTCCAATCTCAAGTTGTTGTTGGAAGAGAAGAAAGGCTACATTTCTGAGAACAATAAGGTCATCTCATGTAAATCAAAAGAAGAGCTAACGAAGCCTtcagagaaagacagagatagaAGAGAAAGGGAACGGGAGTCTGAAAGGCATCGAGACCGCGAGCGAGATCGACACAAGGACAAAGATAAAGACCGGTCACAGCTGAATAGAGATGGCAAAATTAGCAAGACGAAACCAAGTGAAGTGGATTCCAAACCTAAAGTTGCACCTGCTCTGAAGGATACTCATCCCAAAGAAAAGAGGTTGGTCAATGATGATCTCATGAAGACCAGCTTTGAACGCATGCTTAGTCTCAAGGACCAGGAAATTGAACAGTGGCACAAGAAACACTTAGAGAAAATCAAGCAGAAAGAAAGGGAACGACTAAAACAACGGCCAGGAATTGACCTAGTTAAACAGAAAAGCAAGGATAAAATGAAAACTCCTCTGTCCAGTGAGCCCTGTGTAACCAAGGAACTAACTCGCTCCAAAAGCTCAGAAGTCTCGGAGGGTCATTGTGAGAAGACCTTAAAAGATGCCACCAGTGGAAGAACGCTCTCGCTAGATACGAAAAATCTCTCGTCCTTTGGAAAGAATGGTCCAGTAATAGAAAACAACATTAGTCGATCCCCACGACCAGAGAGTGAAAAATCTGGCCTTATGTCAAGATCCGTATCCATGATGTCTGTGGCAAGCTCAGAAGACTCCTGCCAGACAACCATATTAACCCCTAGACCCACTGAATATGATTCTGACCTCAACATGGAAGCTTCAGATTCACAGCCATCTTTCCTGCAGTCTTCCCACATTCTACAGTCCTCCAGGTCACCTACTGTTCATGATAAAGATACTTGCAGTCTTCCCGAATCAGCTCTCTGCAATCGCACACCATTGTCAAGCAGGCATCCTTCTCCATGCTTAAGGGCAATTCTGGATGAAGAAGCCAAGGTGCAACCAGCAGAAAATAGACTAAGTGAAGAGTCCCAGAAAATTAGTATTGCGTCACACCCAAGCAATGAGCAAGCTGCAGTGCATCAGACAGAAATTAGTGCAACCCACGTTCAGGAGACTCGATGTAGTCAAAGTCTCACTGGTACTCTTCCAGATGCCGAAAGTCAGACAACTAGTACTGAGGGTGAAGGCATCACTTCTGTTTGTCAAGCTCAGTCTTCATCACACTTAGCAGACCTTAGCAGCCAACAAGGTGGCCACACACAGGATAATGGTGTGTTTCAGACCCATTTGGAGAACAGCCATTCTTGCAACACTGGTAGTCAAGTAGAGCAGCCCGGTCTTGGTCAGCTTGATGTGTCTGGTACAGTAATGACAGAGGGCTCCAACAAGGATTCTACATTAGGTGTTGAATCACAAGTTGTATCAATTCAGTCCTCTCAGACACCGAATACTTTGGacaagaatgcatttttgcattcaaGTAGCCAGCAATGGGAAACTGCCCTATATTCCAGCAATGAGCAGACACAGAGAGCCAACTGTAGTCTGAGACCAGAGCAGAAAGAGAAACCCTTAATTGTTGCTGAGAACAAACTGGACAAGATTGGGGAAAATATCTCCAGAAGAGATAACACAAGCACTGCAAACTCATCTTTTGGTTCGTTCAGATCCAGCTCTGAGGAAACTGCTAAACCACTGCTGAGAACCACCAACGTAGAGGAGGATACAGAAAATAATTCTGAAAGTGTCCAAGAAGAAAGTACAACAAGTTTCTCCAGTGAGTCACTGGTTACAGTTGATGCTCAAACAGAGAAACTTGAAGATGGCCTGCTTTCAACGTCAACGAATGTGTCTCACTGCACTAGTCCAGAAAGGATCCCTGAAGATTCAATGGAATTGTCTGAAGAGGTTTCAGACGAGAAACGAGTCACAGAGACAGATGGCACAAAAGTCTTATCCTCAGAAGAAAGTGTGACAACCCAAGCTCTAGCTGAAAGTAAGGCAGATGTAGAGATGTCAGACCAGCTTGCTGTTGAGGAGCTGCCTGCAAAATCAGACCTTCAGGCTAGTGGGGAACAAGGTCAAAGCAACACTGGAGTTGAGCAAGATCCTCAGGTAGAGCCACCTAGTGAAGGAACCTCAGGAAGCTCCTCACCATTATCCGTTGTGGAAAGAGATTCCGATACATCTGGGGCCAAAACCAAAGTTCGACTCGTGGAAGAGGAAGGTGATATCCAGGTGACCCATCCAAGGAAACGAAAGATGCCTAGGGTTTTGCTTCAAGCACAAACGAACCTAACAGCTCAGCAGGTCAAAGAAAAGACACAACAGTCCTTAGCTGCAATTGTAGATGCATTGAAGCTTGAAGAGATCGAGCCTTACCAGACCGAGAGAGCGAACCCATATTATGAGTACTTACACATTCGCAAGAAGATCGAGGAGAAGAGGAAAGTTCTTTGTAGTGTCATTCCTCAAGCTCCTCAGTACTACGATGAGTATGTGACATTTAATGGGTCCTACCTGCTGGATGGAAACCCACTGAGCAAGCTCTGCATCCCGACC ATTACTCCACCCCCCTCTCTATCTGAACCACTGAAGGAGATGTTCAAACAGCAGGAGATTATGAGGATGAAGCTAAGATTGCAGCACAGCATAGAGAGG GAAAAGCTGATTGTATCCAATGAGCAAGAGGTTTTGAGAGTTCATTACCGTGCTGCAAGAACACTAGCCAATCAGACGCTTCCATTCAGTGCCTGCACGGTCCTATTGGATGCTGAAGTATACAACATGCCCCAGGACGTCCAA GGTGATGATGGGAAAACTTCTGTTAGAGATCGGTTCAATGCAAGACAGTTTATGTCTTGGCTTCAAGATGTAGACGACAAGTTTGACAAGTTAAag ACATGTCTCTTGATGCGGCAGCAGCACGAAGCGGCCGCGTTAAACGCGGTTCAGCGTCTGGAGTGGCAGCTAAAGCTGCAGGAACTGGATCCCGCCACTTACAAGTCTACCAGCATTTTCGAGATTCCCGAATTCTACATCCCACTCGTGGAAGTCAATGACGACTTTGACCTGACGCCAATATGA